The following proteins are encoded in a genomic region of Spirosoma sp. SC4-14:
- a CDS encoding cytochrome c maturation protein CcmE → MKLSHIFGIVVIALAIGIIVATAGDASSYVTFKQATELAKDGDDKLIHVVGKLQKDQQGRVADMLYNPAIDPNHFEFTLIDNDNHAQKVVYNSPKPQDFERSEQIVVIGSMQGDHFQCNKILLKCPSKYQENKIETKEYEAGSSPTKTAKL, encoded by the coding sequence ATGAAACTTTCTCACATTTTCGGCATCGTTGTTATCGCCCTCGCTATCGGTATCATTGTAGCCACAGCGGGTGATGCCAGCTCGTACGTTACCTTTAAACAAGCTACAGAATTAGCCAAAGACGGTGACGATAAACTGATTCACGTAGTTGGTAAACTTCAGAAAGATCAACAGGGACGAGTGGCAGACATGCTCTACAATCCGGCTATCGATCCAAACCATTTTGAGTTTACACTGATCGACAACGACAATCATGCGCAGAAGGTGGTTTATAACAGTCCCAAGCCGCAGGATTTTGAACGCTCAGAACAAATCGTGGTCATTGGCTCGATGCAGGGCGATCATTTTCAGTGCAATAAGATTTTGCTGAAGTGTCCGTCGAAATACCAGGAGAACAAGATCGAAACTAAAGAATATGAAGCCGGAAGCAGTCCGACTAAAACGGCAAAGCTATGA
- a CDS encoding CcmD family protein, with amino-acid sequence MRLSFLTKAPLAALLLLSQNIMAQQPVSNGVEMADKLRADGKIWVVVAVVAAVFTGIIIYLVSLDRQIGKLEKEVKEKKKDYSL; translated from the coding sequence ATGCGACTGTCTTTTTTGACGAAAGCCCCACTGGCAGCTCTTCTTTTACTTAGCCAGAACATCATGGCCCAACAACCCGTATCCAACGGCGTTGAAATGGCCGACAAACTTCGGGCCGATGGCAAAATCTGGGTCGTTGTAGCAGTGGTAGCAGCCGTCTTCACGGGTATTATTATCTACCTTGTCAGCCTCGATCGGCAGATTGGCAAACTGGAGAAGGAAGTAAAAGAAAAAAAGAAAGATTACAGCTTATAG
- the ccsA gene encoding cytochrome c biogenesis protein CcsA, producing MKKNWWKALAVLILTYVVFQGFLGVVPRQPILNESIRNVYFHVPLWFGMITLLLTSAVYSIRYLRNGKSDDDLVAVEFANTAILYGILGCATGSLWANFTWGEPWPNDPKLNSVAVGMLMYLAYLILRGSFDDEQRRARISAVYNIFAFAVFVPLIFVVPRLTDSLHPGNGGNPAFGQYDMDNNLRMVFYPAIIGFILLGLWITELRVRLRRLKVALEE from the coding sequence ATGAAAAAAAACTGGTGGAAGGCCCTTGCGGTCCTGATTCTGACCTATGTTGTTTTCCAGGGATTTCTGGGCGTAGTGCCCCGGCAGCCGATTCTAAACGAAAGTATCCGAAATGTATACTTTCATGTTCCACTCTGGTTTGGCATGATCACGCTACTACTCACCTCAGCCGTTTATTCGATTCGGTATCTGCGCAATGGCAAATCCGACGATGATCTGGTAGCAGTCGAGTTTGCCAATACGGCCATTTTATATGGTATTCTGGGGTGCGCTACCGGCTCACTCTGGGCCAATTTCACCTGGGGCGAGCCCTGGCCTAACGACCCGAAACTCAACAGCGTGGCCGTTGGGATGCTGATGTATCTGGCCTATCTGATTCTGCGGGGATCGTTTGACGACGAACAACGACGTGCCCGCATTTCGGCGGTGTATAACATTTTTGCATTTGCCGTTTTTGTTCCACTGATATTTGTGGTACCCCGCCTAACCGATTCGCTTCACCCCGGCAACGGCGGCAATCCGGCGTTTGGCCAGTATGATATGGATAACAACCTGCGCATGGTTTTTTACCCGGCAATTATTGGTTTCATCCTGCTAGGCTTGTGGATTACGGAACTCCGTGTACGGCTCCGGCGATTGAAAGTAGCACTGGAAGAATAA
- a CDS encoding heme exporter protein CcmB, producing MTESVRQMSALMRKEFLLEWRQRYALNGMLLYIVGAVFVCYLSFNARRGQLTPIVWNTLFWLIQLFSAINAIAKSFIQERSGRQLYYYVLASPEQIIISKILYNTALMLVLAFLGFMVYAFVLGNPVNDMPLYLLTLLLGAVGFAASLTLVAGIASKAENPATLMAVLSFPIILPLLLMLLKISKNALDGLDRGSSWDEVGIVLAIDAIVLTLSWLLFPFLWRS from the coding sequence ATGACAGAATCAGTACGGCAGATGAGCGCACTAATGCGGAAAGAGTTTCTGCTGGAGTGGCGACAACGGTACGCGCTCAACGGAATGCTGTTGTACATTGTAGGAGCTGTTTTTGTCTGTTATCTGAGTTTTAATGCTCGTCGTGGCCAGCTTACCCCTATCGTCTGGAATACATTGTTCTGGTTAATTCAGCTCTTCTCGGCGATAAATGCCATTGCCAAAAGTTTTATTCAGGAACGATCGGGTCGACAGTTATACTACTATGTGCTGGCCAGCCCCGAACAGATCATCATCTCCAAAATTCTGTATAATACAGCGCTGATGCTGGTGCTTGCCTTTCTGGGGTTCATGGTTTATGCCTTTGTGCTGGGCAATCCGGTCAACGACATGCCCCTATACCTGCTAACACTCCTGCTAGGAGCGGTAGGATTTGCGGCTTCGCTGACTTTAGTAGCTGGTATTGCCAGCAAGGCCGAAAACCCGGCTACACTGATGGCCGTTCTGAGTTTCCCGATCATTCTGCCACTGCTGCTGATGCTGCTGAAGATTTCGAAAAATGCCCTCGACGGCCTCGATCGTGGTTCAAGCTGGGACGAAGTGGGCATTGTGCTGGCCATCGATGCCATTGTGCTGACACTGTCGTGGTTGCTGTTTCCGTTTCTGTGGCGGAGCTAA
- a CDS encoding TSUP family transporter, whose product MQKRNTLPYVYSVGSQHRYNMDYSTILTLCSFSFLAGFIDAIIGGGGLIQTPAILFTLPQYPIPTLIGTTKLPSLCGSLMGAFQYSRRVAVVGRSIGPMMTIAFGASWLGSLTLTRVPNSFMKPFALVLLVVVFIYTLTKKDFGQVTVQHISARQQRIRMWTMGLLIGFYDGFFGPGTGSFLVLGFIALVGFDFLKASAYAKLVNASTNLASAVFFISERKILYAFAFPMAIANLSGAFLGARLAILKGNQFIRVFFLLIIVATILRFASDLMV is encoded by the coding sequence ATGCAGAAAAGAAATACTTTACCTTATGTCTATTCGGTGGGTAGCCAACACCGCTATAATATGGATTATTCTACGATTCTTACCCTCTGTAGCTTTTCATTTCTGGCTGGTTTTATCGATGCAATCATTGGCGGTGGCGGACTTATACAAACGCCTGCAATTTTATTTACCTTACCGCAGTATCCGATTCCGACGCTGATTGGAACCACCAAACTACCTTCGTTGTGCGGTAGTTTGATGGGGGCCTTTCAATACAGCCGTCGGGTGGCGGTGGTTGGTCGGTCTATTGGCCCGATGATGACCATTGCATTTGGTGCATCCTGGCTTGGTTCGTTAACGCTCACCCGAGTGCCAAACAGTTTCATGAAACCCTTTGCGCTGGTATTGCTGGTGGTTGTGTTTATCTATACACTCACAAAAAAAGATTTTGGGCAGGTTACTGTCCAGCACATTTCGGCACGGCAGCAACGCATTCGGATGTGGACAATGGGGTTGCTTATTGGTTTCTATGATGGCTTTTTTGGTCCCGGAACAGGGAGTTTTCTAGTGCTGGGTTTTATTGCTCTGGTGGGCTTCGATTTTCTGAAAGCCAGTGCCTATGCCAAGCTGGTCAATGCATCCACTAACCTGGCCAGTGCCGTTTTTTTTATCAGTGAACGGAAAATTCTCTATGCATTTGCCTTCCCGATGGCTATTGCCAATCTTTCCGGCGCATTTCTGGGGGCTCGGTTAGCTATTCTGAAAGGTAATCAGTTTATCCGGGTCTTTTTTTTACTGATTATTGTGGCTACAATTCTGCGCTTTGCCTCGGATTTGATGGTATAG
- a CDS encoding FeoA family protein, translating into MSKRSVADLKIGERATIQSFENQLMSLKLLEMGCLPGAEVCLSGKAPLGDPICLSVSGYCLAMRKSEAATIFID; encoded by the coding sequence ATGAGCAAGCGAAGCGTTGCAGATTTAAAAATTGGAGAACGAGCTACCATTCAATCGTTCGAAAACCAGTTAATGTCGCTTAAACTGCTCGAAATGGGCTGTTTACCTGGCGCAGAAGTGTGTTTAAGTGGTAAGGCCCCGCTGGGCGACCCAATCTGCCTGAGTGTGTCGGGCTATTGTCTGGCCATGCGGAAATCTGAAGCGGCTACCATTTTTATTGACTAA